The Thermodesulfobacteriota bacterium genome has a segment encoding these proteins:
- a CDS encoding M23 family metallopeptidase — protein sequence MGELRLIKPVKGTISDVYGTLRRKKDKKTGKIKYYHHSGIDYAAPRGTDIVASEYGKVVRASFHYHYGHLIIIDHTPKAKNDEDHLYTLYSHLYGPYVSHGDSVKKGEKIGVVGDTGRATGPHLHFEVIAAPTKLGWNPEGNTGIKSGLHRINPESCFNHTFTKKGTIDDLTDGEVRKIKDRLDVDPHIDFKRGTWHADVYLGGKKLGRVDKHNNRITLKFTPEELEELLKSPVPPLVKGPKKVAYEIKV from the coding sequence ATGGGGGAATTGAGGCTCATAAAGCCGGTCAAAGGCACAATCAGCGATGTTTACGGTACATTAAGGCGTAAAAAAGACAAAAAGACGGGTAAAATAAAATACTATCACCATTCCGGGATCGATTACGCGGCTCCGAGAGGCACGGATATTGTGGCGAGTGAATACGGAAAGGTAGTCAGGGCATCATTCCATTATCATTATGGACATCTGATTATCATTGACCATACCCCAAAGGCTAAAAATGATGAAGATCATTTATACACACTGTATTCACATCTTTACGGGCCGTACGTAAGTCATGGGGATTCGGTGAAAAAGGGAGAAAAGATAGGTGTGGTTGGCGATACCGGACGTGCTACGGGACCCCACCTCCATTTTGAGGTGATAGCCGCTCCAACAAAATTAGGCTGGAACCCGGAAGGTAATACCGGTATCAAGAGTGGCCTTCACCGTATAAACCCGGAAAGCTGCTTTAACCATACCTTCACCAAGAAAGGCACCATCGATGACCTGACCGATGGAGAGGTGCGTAAAATCAAGGACAGGCTGGACGTTGACCCTCATATAGATTTCAAGCGCGGCACCTGGCACGCGGACGTCTATCTCGGCGGAAAGAAGCTGGGCCGTGTCGATAAACACAACAACAGAATCACACTGAAGTTCACGCCCGAGGAGTTGGAAGAGTTGCTGAAAAGCCCGGTTC